A single genomic interval of Lacrimispora sphenoides JCM 1415 harbors:
- a CDS encoding DUF4430 domain-containing protein produces the protein MNKFKRLSPFLGGCAAIAVLALLLVVYTLTKPVPMAGTKSISIDVVYENGVTDHYQITTEAQFLLEALKSIPNLQIEGTTSEEFGLMVNTINGKRADYQKDGAYWALLCNGETCTYGVSQQAIKDGERYTFQYTLTSEEIKKS, from the coding sequence ATGAATAAGTTTAAGAGGCTTTCTCCCTTTTTGGGAGGCTGCGCCGCCATTGCGGTCCTGGCACTGCTTTTAGTCGTATATACTCTGACAAAACCGGTTCCCATGGCGGGGACAAAAAGCATTTCCATTGATGTGGTATATGAAAACGGAGTAACGGACCACTATCAGATCACTACAGAAGCGCAGTTTCTGTTAGAAGCGCTTAAATCTATACCGAATCTTCAAATTGAAGGAACCACTTCCGAAGAATTTGGCCTCATGGTCAATACAATTAACGGAAAACGGGCAGACTACCAAAAGGACGGCGCTTACTGGGCTCTTCTCTGCAACGGGGAAACTTGCACCTACGGAGTGAGCCAGCAGGCCATCAAGGATGGAGAGCGCTATACCTTTCAGTACACATTGACCTCTGAGGAAATAAAAAAATCATGA
- a CDS encoding class I SAM-dependent rRNA methyltransferase, protein MESATVRLKKGEGRSLKAGGPWIYDNEIDTITGDYTNGDIVSVEDFDGYFLGHGFINTNSRLTVRIMSRKKNNEVNESFLEMRVRNAWEYRKATVDTSSCRLIFGEADFLPGIVVDKFGDILVVESLALGIDRLKPVILEKLKKVLEEDGIKIRGIYERSDAKVRLQEGMERYKGFIGPSFDTKVEITENGVKYQVDVQDGQKTGFFLDQKYNRLAIQRLCKDKRVLDCFTHTGSFALNAGIAGAREVLGVDASELGIAQAKENAALNGLSDRVAFQCADVFELLPQLEKSGETFDVVILDPPAFTKSRNSVKNAVKGYREINLRGMKLVKDGGYLATCSCSHFMTPELFTKTIREAAANVHKRLRQVEYRTQAADHPILWAGDETSYYLKFYIFQVCDEK, encoded by the coding sequence ATGGAATCAGCAACCGTAAGATTAAAAAAAGGAGAAGGACGCTCATTAAAAGCCGGCGGTCCTTGGATCTATGACAATGAAATCGATACCATCACCGGGGATTATACCAACGGTGATATCGTATCCGTGGAGGACTTTGATGGCTATTTCCTGGGGCATGGCTTCATCAATACCAATTCCAGGCTCACCGTCCGCATCATGTCCAGGAAAAAGAACAATGAAGTAAACGAAAGCTTTCTGGAAATGCGGGTCCGCAACGCCTGGGAATACCGCAAAGCCACTGTGGACACTTCCAGCTGCCGCCTCATCTTCGGAGAGGCAGACTTCCTTCCCGGCATTGTAGTAGACAAGTTTGGGGATATCCTTGTGGTGGAATCCCTTGCCCTTGGCATTGACCGGCTAAAGCCTGTAATCCTGGAAAAGTTAAAAAAGGTTCTGGAAGAGGACGGCATTAAAATCCGCGGCATTTACGAGCGAAGCGACGCAAAGGTCCGCCTCCAGGAAGGCATGGAACGCTATAAGGGCTTCATCGGTCCTTCCTTTGACACCAAGGTGGAAATCACAGAAAACGGGGTTAAATACCAGGTGGATGTCCAGGATGGGCAGAAAACCGGCTTTTTCCTTGACCAAAAATACAACCGCCTTGCCATTCAGCGCTTATGTAAGGATAAGCGGGTCTTAGACTGCTTTACCCATACCGGCTCCTTTGCCTTAAATGCCGGTATTGCCGGAGCAAGAGAAGTTCTAGGGGTGGATGCCTCTGAGCTTGGCATCGCACAGGCAAAAGAAAACGCCGCATTAAACGGCTTATCTGACCGGGTAGCCTTTCAGTGCGCCGATGTTTTTGAACTCCTTCCCCAGCTGGAGAAAAGCGGGGAAACCTTCGATGTGGTCATCCTGGACCCTCCTGCCTTCACCAAATCCAGGAACTCGGTGAAAAACGCAGTAAAAGGCTACCGTGAGATCAATCTCCGCGGCATGAAGCTGGTAAAGGACGGTGGCTATTTAGCCACCTGCTCCTGTTCCCATTTCATGACCCCCGAGCTTTTCACAAAGACCATCCGGGAAGCTGCAGCAAACGTCCACAAACGCCTCCGTCAGGTAGAATACCGGACTCAGGCAGCAGATCATCCGATCTTATGGGCGGGAGATGAAACCTCCTATTACTTAAAATTTTACATCTTTCAGGTTTGCGACGAGAAATAA
- a CDS encoding TraX family protein gives MSSTSLKILAAILMLIDHIGEFIPGMPIYLRWFGRISAPIFFIVVH, from the coding sequence ATGTCAAGCACATCTTTAAAAATATTGGCGGCTATATTAATGTTAATAGATCATATAGGGGAATTCATACCTGGTATGCCTATATATTTACGATGGTTTGGGAGAATATCAGCACCCATTTTTTTTATTGTAGTGCATTAG
- a CDS encoding aldo/keto reductase yields MEYREVGKTGKHASIIGLGCEHLDGKPYEQVKETIDAALEFGVNLMDVFMPGTEVRENIAKALGSKRDQVMLQGHIGSTNVNMQYDISRDMPVVKQYFEELLRVFGYIDFGMMFFIDSEQDYKNVFETDFVTYVERLKQQGDIRHIGFSSHNPETAMKVIETGVPEMMMFSINPAFDMLSSKASIFDCLDNGFQAGAYNGIDPKRAELYKLCTQKQVGITVMKTFGGGKLLSPEHTPYSRPMTSQQCVHYALSRPAVASVLTGCKTRAEMKDTMSYLSASDSDRDYTWIYNEVHSAFDGNCVYCGHCQPCPSEIDIAAVNKYLDIARLDKEAIPPSIRSHYQSLSHGGDECIACGSCESRCPFGVPIIKNMIEADSLLG; encoded by the coding sequence ATGGAATACAGAGAGGTCGGAAAAACCGGCAAGCATGCAAGTATTATTGGCCTTGGCTGCGAACACCTTGACGGCAAGCCATACGAGCAGGTGAAGGAGACGATTGATGCCGCACTTGAGTTTGGCGTTAATCTCATGGATGTTTTTATGCCCGGCACGGAAGTGCGTGAAAACATCGCAAAAGCACTGGGCAGTAAGCGGGATCAGGTGATGTTACAGGGGCATATCGGATCCACGAATGTAAATATGCAGTACGATATCAGCCGGGATATGCCAGTGGTCAAGCAGTATTTTGAAGAACTGCTGCGGGTCTTCGGCTACATAGATTTTGGCATGATGTTTTTTATTGATTCGGAGCAGGACTATAAAAATGTTTTCGAGACAGATTTTGTTACATATGTGGAGCGTTTAAAACAACAAGGGGACATCCGGCACATTGGTTTTAGCTCCCATAACCCTGAAACTGCTATGAAGGTCATTGAGACAGGAGTGCCGGAGATGATGATGTTCAGCATTAATCCTGCATTTGATATGCTCTCATCGAAAGCTAGTATTTTCGATTGTCTTGATAATGGCTTCCAGGCAGGGGCTTATAACGGAATTGATCCCAAACGTGCGGAATTATACAAGCTGTGTACGCAAAAACAAGTTGGTATTACTGTGATGAAAACCTTTGGCGGCGGCAAACTGCTTTCTCCGGAACATACGCCTTACAGCAGGCCGATGACTTCGCAGCAGTGCGTCCATTATGCACTCTCAAGGCCAGCGGTTGCCAGCGTCCTGACAGGCTGTAAAACCCGGGCTGAAATGAAGGACACCATGAGTTATCTTTCGGCATCTGACTCTGATAGGGATTACACATGGATTTATAACGAAGTGCACAGCGCTTTTGATGGAAACTGCGTGTACTGCGGACATTGCCAGCCATGTCCCTCTGAAATAGATATTGCCGCTGTCAACAAATACTTAGACATCGCACGGCTGGATAAAGAAGCAATACCTCCATCCATACGTTCTCATTATCAAAGCCTGTCTCATGGCGGTGATGAGTGTATTGCCTGCGGCAGCTGCGAAAGCCGTTGCCCATTTGGGGTACCGATCATTAAAAATATGATAGAAGCTGATTCGCTGCTTGGCTGA
- a CDS encoding ABC transporter ATP-binding protein, which yields MNQELITARGLTKNYGTKPALDHIDLAVGRGRIVGLLGPNGSGKTTFIKLLCGLLQPTSGTLEVNGNAPGVETKSVISYLPDRMYFADWMKACDLTDFFADFYLDFDRPKAMEMFSALGIQPNDRLKTMSKGTKEKVQLALIMSRKAQLYLLDEPIGGVDPAARDFILNTILTNYNENGTVMLSTHLISDIERVLDEAIFLQNGKVVRHDTVDNIREQEGKSVDQLFREIFAYSS from the coding sequence ATGAATCAGGAACTTATCACTGCGCGTGGTCTGACTAAGAATTATGGAACAAAGCCCGCGCTTGACCATATTGATCTGGCGGTAGGCCGCGGCCGCATCGTAGGTCTTCTGGGTCCAAACGGCTCAGGCAAGACCACCTTTATTAAGCTTTTGTGCGGACTCTTGCAGCCCACCTCCGGTACTCTGGAGGTAAACGGCAATGCGCCTGGCGTGGAAACCAAGTCAGTCATCTCTTACCTGCCGGATCGCATGTACTTTGCCGACTGGATGAAGGCCTGTGACTTAACAGACTTCTTCGCCGACTTTTATTTGGATTTTGACCGGCCAAAGGCAATGGAGATGTTCTCGGCTCTTGGTATTCAGCCGAATGACCGGCTTAAAACCATGTCAAAGGGTACCAAAGAAAAGGTGCAGCTTGCGCTTATTATGAGCCGTAAGGCGCAGCTTTATCTGCTTGATGAACCGATCGGCGGGGTTGACCCGGCAGCACGTGACTTTATCTTGAACACGATTCTGACCAACTATAACGAAAATGGCACGGTCATGTTGTCCACGCATCTTATTTCTGATATCGAGCGCGTGTTGGATGAGGCCATTTTCCTGCAAAACGGCAAGGTTGTCCGCCATGATACCGTGGATAACATCCGTGAGCAGGAAGGCAAGTCAGTCGATCAGCTGTTCCGCGAAATCTTCGCGTATAGCAGCTAG
- a CDS encoding GntR family transcriptional regulator: protein MIWKLTDDRPIWIQLVEQLTLRIVSGLYAPGSAVPTVRALASEAGVNPNTMQRALAELESRGLAETRRTAGRIVTEDLSLIHNVRKELAYARMDEFLASMRALGYTDEQIRELFAAWDKKEEHV, encoded by the coding sequence ATGATCTGGAAACTGACCGATGACCGGCCGATCTGGATACAACTTGTCGAACAGCTCACTTTGCGCATCGTGTCCGGCTTATATGCACCTGGCTCGGCTGTGCCAACGGTACGCGCGCTGGCCAGTGAGGCGGGGGTCAACCCGAATACAATGCAGCGTGCCCTGGCGGAGCTGGAAAGCAGGGGGTTAGCAGAAACCCGCCGCACAGCCGGACGGATCGTCACTGAGGATCTGTCACTCATCCACAACGTGCGGAAGGAGCTTGCCTATGCGCGGATGGATGAATTTCTTGCGTCCATGCGTGCCCTGGGCTACACCGATGAACAAATCCGCGAGCTGTTTGCCGCGTGGGATAAAAAGGAGGAACATGTATGA
- a CDS encoding polysaccharide deacetylase family protein: protein MKKLLQLGFGLMTVALVTAFVPATPFSSMADETASGHEASEVRNDWIDENLGPGVARWVDGNGNISEQPGKHTEDGAGGESQSSAEGQDLNAGSAGEGQQEADTQESQEQAAAGRQIDPKRPMVALTFDDGPFAPVGNQIMDCLAQYGGKATFFVVGSRVSSYGAELQRMVAEGHEIGNHTYEHKNLTKLSGTQIQSQINQCNDAVQAACGVRPSLIRPPGGAKNGTVLANVQAPVIMWSIDTRDWKTRNAGKTVNAVMSQVRDGDIVLMHELYSQTGAAALEMIPRLTEAGYQLVTVSEMAALRGGAAPGGVYFHFYP from the coding sequence ATGAAAAAACTATTACAATTGGGCTTCGGTCTGATGACCGTTGCACTTGTGACAGCGTTCGTACCGGCAACACCGTTTTCTTCCATGGCGGATGAAACAGCATCAGGCCACGAGGCATCGGAAGTACGGAATGACTGGATAGATGAAAACCTGGGACCAGGTGTGGCCAGGTGGGTAGATGGGAACGGTAATATTTCAGAACAACCGGGAAAGCATACGGAAGATGGAGCCGGTGGCGAGAGCCAGAGCAGCGCAGAGGGCCAGGATTTAAATGCCGGGTCTGCAGGAGAAGGGCAGCAGGAGGCCGATACACAGGAGAGCCAGGAACAGGCAGCCGCAGGACGCCAGATAGACCCTAAAAGGCCCATGGTGGCTCTGACCTTTGATGACGGACCGTTTGCACCCGTGGGAAATCAGATTATGGATTGTCTGGCACAGTACGGTGGAAAAGCCACGTTTTTCGTGGTGGGAAGCCGTGTTTCTTCTTATGGGGCAGAACTGCAGCGCATGGTTGCGGAAGGACATGAAATCGGCAATCACACGTATGAGCACAAAAATCTGACCAAGTTAAGCGGTACCCAGATCCAGAGCCAGATAAACCAATGCAATGATGCGGTACAAGCTGCCTGCGGCGTCAGACCTTCCCTGATAAGACCACCGGGAGGAGCAAAAAACGGTACGGTCCTTGCAAATGTACAAGCTCCCGTGATTATGTGGAGTATAGATACAAGGGACTGGAAGACGCGAAATGCCGGTAAAACGGTAAATGCGGTAATGAGCCAGGTACGGGATGGGGACATCGTTCTGATGCATGAGCTTTATTCCCAGACCGGAGCAGCAGCCCTTGAAATGATCCCCAGACTTACAGAGGCAGGCTACCAGCTGGTTACGGTAAGTGAGATGGCCGCGCTCCGGGGAGGAGCTGCCCCAGGCGGAGTTTATTTTCACTTTTATCCATAA
- a CDS encoding PHP domain-containing protein, producing the protein MMNLTYDLHIHSCLSPCGDDDMTPANIVGMAALKGLDVIAVTDHNSCKNCPAVLHFAREYGIVALPGMEVCTSEEVHAVCLFDHLDKAMEFDKYVYERLMAFPNNEEIFGKQQIYNKEDVLCGTVPNLLINSVDISFDQLWGLVRSYGGVMFPAHIDKSANSLLSNLGFVPPDSQFATAEVKDLTRLHELRKKNPYLEGCRIISNSDAHYLEDIHEPRLTIEAEEKSMEAVVRALLRH; encoded by the coding sequence ATGATGAACTTAACTTATGACCTTCACATCCATTCCTGCTTATCACCGTGCGGGGATGATGATATGACTCCGGCAAATATTGTGGGGATGGCTGCCTTAAAGGGGCTTGACGTGATCGCAGTAACGGATCACAATTCCTGTAAAAATTGTCCGGCTGTGTTACATTTTGCAAGGGAATATGGGATTGTTGCTTTGCCGGGAATGGAAGTCTGTACATCGGAGGAGGTACATGCAGTATGCCTGTTTGACCATCTTGATAAGGCTATGGAGTTTGATAAGTACGTGTATGAACGGTTGATGGCATTTCCAAACAATGAGGAAATATTTGGAAAGCAGCAGATATATAATAAGGAAGATGTCCTATGCGGAACAGTGCCCAATCTTCTCATTAACAGCGTGGATATCTCTTTTGACCAGTTGTGGGGCCTGGTCCGGTCCTATGGAGGCGTCATGTTCCCGGCCCATATCGATAAGTCTGCCAACAGCCTGCTCTCGAATTTAGGCTTTGTGCCTCCTGACAGTCAGTTTGCAACGGCGGAGGTAAAGGACCTTACAAGGCTTCATGAGCTTAGGAAAAAGAACCCTTATCTGGAGGGCTGCCGGATCATCAGCAATTCCGATGCACATTATCTGGAGGACATTCATGAGCCAAGGTTAACGATCGAAGCAGAGGAAAAAAGCATGGAAGCAGTGGTTCGTGCGCTCCTGCGCCACTAG
- a CDS encoding [Fe-Fe] hydrogenase large subunit C-terminal domain-containing protein, with the protein MDKFYHSVRLDEELCMGCINCIKRCPTQAIRVRNGKAQINSKFCIDCGECIRVCPHHAKHATYDKLEVLKQYEYTVALPPPSLYSQFNNLDDVNIVLNALLMMGFDDVFEVSAAAELVSEATREYLSENPDKLPAISTACPSVVRLIRVKFPNLIPNLLPLNPPVEVAAILAAQKAMEKTGLERDKIGIIFISPCPSKVTYVKSPLGTERSEVNKVLAIKDLYPQLLSCMKAVGDDPPEIGTSGKIGVSWGRSGGEASGLFTEDYLAADGIENVIRVLEDMEDQKFTNLKFVELSACNGGCVGGVLTVENPYVAEVKLKRLRKYMPVARSHMQAGAEELVKWTKEVHYEPVFNLGETMMESFARLNQVERLLKKLPGLDCGSCGAPTCKALAEDIVRGEAVESDCVYFLRDNVHKLAEEVSRLAADIVEGDRDSYEKFKVMTKYIERISDEMTQLDRKEGRRKRNDSKRTD; encoded by the coding sequence GTGGATAAATTTTATCATTCAGTAAGACTTGATGAAGAGCTTTGCATGGGGTGTATCAACTGTATCAAACGGTGCCCTACTCAGGCCATCAGGGTGAGAAACGGCAAGGCACAGATCAACAGTAAATTCTGCATTGACTGCGGGGAGTGCATCCGGGTATGTCCTCACCATGCAAAACATGCTACATATGACAAGCTGGAGGTTTTGAAACAGTATGAATATACGGTAGCATTGCCGCCGCCATCCCTATACAGCCAGTTTAACAATCTGGATGATGTGAATATCGTCTTAAATGCTCTTCTTATGATGGGGTTTGATGATGTATTTGAAGTAAGCGCGGCAGCGGAGCTGGTAAGCGAGGCTACCAGGGAATATTTAAGTGAAAATCCGGATAAGCTTCCGGCCATCAGCACCGCCTGTCCTTCCGTGGTGCGGCTCATAAGAGTCAAGTTCCCAAACTTAATCCCAAACCTCCTGCCATTAAATCCTCCGGTGGAGGTGGCAGCCATCCTTGCAGCCCAAAAAGCAATGGAAAAAACCGGACTTGAGAGGGATAAGATCGGAATCATATTCATCTCTCCCTGTCCATCCAAGGTGACCTATGTGAAATCCCCTCTGGGAACGGAACGCAGTGAAGTGAATAAGGTGCTTGCCATAAAGGACTTATATCCCCAGCTTTTATCCTGTATGAAGGCGGTGGGTGATGATCCGCCTGAAATTGGGACTTCAGGTAAAATCGGAGTCAGCTGGGGGCGCAGCGGAGGAGAGGCAAGCGGCCTCTTTACCGAGGATTACCTGGCAGCAGATGGCATTGAAAATGTCATAAGGGTTCTGGAAGATATGGAGGATCAGAAATTCACGAACCTGAAATTTGTAGAGCTCAGTGCCTGCAACGGCGGCTGCGTGGGCGGCGTGCTCACGGTAGAAAATCCATATGTAGCGGAGGTAAAGCTCAAACGGCTTCGAAAGTACATGCCTGTGGCAAGGAGCCATATGCAGGCGGGAGCAGAGGAACTGGTAAAGTGGACCAAGGAGGTTCACTATGAGCCGGTGTTTAATTTAGGCGAAACCATGATGGAAAGCTTTGCAAGGCTTAATCAGGTGGAACGGCTGTTAAAGAAGCTTCCCGGCTTAGACTGCGGTTCCTGCGGTGCACCTACCTGCAAAGCCCTGGCCGAGGACATTGTGCGTGGAGAAGCAGTGGAATCCGACTGCGTTTATTTCCTACGGGACAATGTGCATAAGCTGGCGGAGGAAGTTTCCAGGCTGGCGGCCGATATTGTGGAAGGCGACAGAGACAGCTATGAGAAATTCAAGGTCATGACAAAATATATCGAGAGAATTTCTGATGAAATGACTCAGCTTGACAGAAAAGAAGGGAGAAGGAAGCGCAATGACAGTAAGAGAACTGATTGA
- a CDS encoding ATP-binding protein: protein MTDMITFHYRISPDDFTRAGEASSDVKSKLKKMGVTPEAVRKVAIAMYEGEINMVIHAQGGEITVNITTDRIEMILADVGPGIPDVGLAMQAGYSTAPDAVRSLGFGAGMGLPNMKKYSDEMEIDTVIGKGTTIRMMVNI, encoded by the coding sequence ATGACGGATATGATAACGTTTCACTACAGGATTTCACCTGATGATTTTACAAGAGCAGGGGAAGCCAGCAGTGATGTGAAAAGCAAGCTGAAAAAGATGGGGGTCACCCCGGAAGCAGTGCGCAAGGTGGCAATTGCCATGTATGAAGGGGAGATCAATATGGTGATCCACGCGCAGGGGGGAGAGATAACCGTTAACATAACTACGGACAGGATCGAGATGATCCTGGCTGATGTGGGCCCAGGAATACCAGATGTCGGACTGGCCATGCAGGCAGGATATTCCACTGCGCCGGATGCAGTGCGTTCCCTGGGCTTTGGAGCCGGAATGGGGCTTCCGAATATGAAAAAGTATTCGGATGAGATGGAGATCGATACGGTAATAGGAAAAGGAACGACCATTCGTATGATGGTGAATATATAG
- a CDS encoding DRTGG domain-containing protein translates to MTVRDVRDKLGAKVLAGEDHLDEEVKSACGSDMMSDVLAFSKDHSVLLTGLCNPQVIRTAEMLDIVCIVFVRGKKPDESMLLMAEERGIIILSTGHRMFSACGLLYEAGLHGGAI, encoded by the coding sequence ATGACAGTGAGAGATGTAAGAGATAAACTGGGTGCCAAGGTGCTTGCAGGAGAGGACCACCTGGATGAGGAGGTAAAGAGTGCCTGCGGTTCTGATATGATGAGCGATGTGCTGGCGTTTTCCAAGGATCATTCGGTCCTTCTTACGGGACTATGCAACCCCCAGGTAATCCGTACGGCGGAGATGCTTGACATTGTCTGTATTGTATTTGTCAGAGGCAAGAAGCCGGATGAGTCCATGCTTTTGATGGCAGAGGAGCGGGGAATCATTATCCTGTCCACCGGGCATCGTATGTTCTCGGCCTGCGGCCTGCTTTATGAGGCAGGACTTCACGGAGGTGCGATCTGA
- a CDS encoding complex I 24 kDa subunit family protein, with product MACKTQGVQFNGTKEQEAALKEAIALLKDTKGSLMPIMQKAQEIYGYLPIEVQTIISDEAGIPLEKIYGVATFYAQFALQPKGKYQVSVCLGTACYVKGSGDIFHKLEEILGITNGECTPDGKFSLDSCRCVGACGLAPVMMVNGDVYGRLTTDDVQDILAKYE from the coding sequence ATGGCTTGTAAAACACAAGGCGTCCAATTTAACGGGACCAAGGAGCAGGAAGCTGCTTTAAAGGAAGCAATCGCCCTGCTCAAAGACACAAAAGGATCTCTCATGCCTATCATGCAAAAGGCACAGGAGATTTACGGCTATCTTCCAATCGAAGTCCAGACCATAATTTCTGACGAAGCGGGTATTCCCCTTGAGAAGATTTATGGCGTTGCAACTTTTTATGCCCAGTTCGCACTTCAGCCAAAGGGCAAGTACCAGGTATCTGTCTGTCTAGGAACTGCTTGTTATGTTAAAGGTTCCGGAGACATCTTCCATAAGCTCGAGGAAATCCTTGGGATTACCAACGGCGAATGTACACCGGATGGAAAGTTCTCCCTTGATTCCTGCCGCTGCGTAGGTGCCTGCGGCCTGGCTCCCGTCATGATGGTGAACGGGGATGTTTACGGTAGGCTGACCACTGATGATGTTCAAGACATACTTGCAAAGTACGAATAG
- a CDS encoding ATP-binding protein — protein MMTEISLNILDVAENSTRAGATLVTILVSVETAADKLIVTIEDNGCGMTKEQALQVTDPFFTTRETRKVGLGVPFFKYAAESTGGSFSIESELGNGTVVTAVFGLSHIDRMPLGDINSTIETLITCHPDTDFLYIYRYNQASFELDTRAFREILGDIPFDTPEVSAYIKEYLSENKLETDGGAAI, from the coding sequence ATGATGACAGAGATTTCTTTAAATATCCTGGATGTGGCGGAAAACTCCACGCGGGCAGGGGCTACCCTGGTTACCATTCTTGTTTCCGTCGAAACGGCTGCAGACAAACTGATTGTCACCATTGAGGACAACGGCTGCGGCATGACAAAGGAGCAGGCACTTCAAGTGACTGATCCCTTTTTTACCACCAGGGAAACCAGAAAAGTGGGCCTTGGCGTTCCGTTTTTTAAATATGCGGCGGAAAGCACAGGCGGAAGTTTTTCCATTGAGTCAGAGCTGGGTAACGGCACGGTAGTAACCGCTGTTTTCGGACTATCCCATATCGACCGTATGCCCCTTGGTGATATAAACAGTACCATTGAAACCCTTATCACCTGTCATCCGGACACAGACTTTCTCTATATCTATCGTTACAACCAAGCGTCGTTTGAGCTGGATACCAGAGCTTTCCGCGAAATTTTAGGGGATATCCCCTTTGATACCCCGGAGGTATCGGCTTATATTAAGGAATATCTCAGTGAAAACAAATTGGAAACAGATGGAGGCGCGGCCATTTAG
- a CDS encoding (2Fe-2S) ferredoxin domain-containing protein — protein MKTLEELKAIREKMQGQVSMRGEDHGRTRILVGMATCGIASGARPVLNTLSNLVQENNMTDRFSVTQTGCIGLCQYEPIVEILEPGKEKVTYINMTPEKAEEVYKEHLLSGHVVQNYTLASADIK, from the coding sequence ATGAAGACTCTTGAAGAATTAAAAGCAATTCGGGAAAAGATGCAGGGTCAGGTCAGCATGCGTGGCGAAGATCACGGACGTACCCGGATTCTGGTCGGCATGGCTACATGCGGAATAGCCAGCGGAGCAAGACCTGTACTTAATACATTATCAAACCTGGTTCAGGAAAACAATATGACAGATCGTTTTTCTGTTACCCAGACCGGATGCATCGGTTTATGTCAATATGAACCGATCGTTGAAATTCTGGAACCCGGTAAAGAAAAAGTTACTTATATCAATATGACCCCGGAAAAAGCAGAAGAAGTTTATAAAGAGCATTTACTGAGTGGCCACGTTGTTCAAAACTATACGTTAGCTTCTGCTGACATTAAATAA